The following coding sequences are from one Sardina pilchardus chromosome 16, fSarPil1.1, whole genome shotgun sequence window:
- the LOC134060342 gene encoding uncharacterized protein LOC134060342 isoform X2, whose translation MAYLYIIKDPSKALTLTKRGGCACYRFNTIREYLHDEHWKCHDESSRDAKIRRWRFGEDNRDKVNKTILLVGETGSGKTTLLNTIINHMIGVKFEDKVWFEITEEEGENQYICQTSAVTVYEVHVETLQTSLTIIDTPGYGDTRGADHDKTIADHLGELIESYVGIDRIDAVGLVVKASQNQLADIQRCINSVLSFFGRDMKDNIVILITHSDGLPPTNALNSIKNAKIKCATEVDGEPVHFLFNNRQCEPHEENQAKHYKRFWSLGDESTEGFFEFIQRVTEKSLKMTGNVLKKRIQLEACLRDLTANINKVSEEENELKKMNDIVINDKAKLDNNERFTFKTRETKMKKVPIKYHFALCDEEATCCDVCEKNCHFPGCTFVDNLYWCTVMSQGKCTVCGCSYNKHTKENKLYMPVTEEDMKTNEDLKREYQDVLEKNVGLQHNIDGKLTEKRQQISQLLENAYKVIIDLDKIALHQEYLNTYVDFDVLITKLSENNQHDKAQKLKEIKDRAQADKDPKEFGGKSVLNL comes from the exons ATGGCATACCT CTACATCATAAAGGACCCATCTAAAGCCCTCACTCTGACAAAAAGAGGAGGTTGCGCTTGCTACAGATTTAACACAATAAGAGAATATCTTCATGATGAACATTGGAAATGTCACGATGAAAGCTCACGTGATGCAAAAATCAGACGATGGAGATTTGGAGAGGACAACAGAGACAAAGTCAACAAAACTATTTTGCTGGTGGGAGAAACAGGATCAGGGAAGACCACTCTCCTCAATACCATAATCAATCACATGATAGGAGTGAAGTTTGAAGATAAAGTGTGGTTTGAGatcacagaggaggagggtgaaaaCCAATATATATGCCAAACATCGGCTGTCACAGTATACGAGGTCCATGTTGAGACGCTGCAAACCTCTTTGACCATAATTGACACGCCGGGGTACGGAGACACACGGGGTGCGGACCATGACAAGACCATTGCTGACCACTTGGGTGAACTGATTGAGTCATATGTAGGAATTGACAGAATTGACGCAGTTGGTCTTGTGGTCAAAGCATCACAGAATCAACTGGCGGATATCCAGCGGTGCATTAATTCAGTTCTGTCCTTTTTTGGGAGAGACATGAAAGACAATATAGTGATCCTCATCACACACTCGGATGGACTGCCCCCTACAAATGCACTTAATTCCATCAAAAATGCAAAGATAAAATGTGCCACGGAGGTGGATGGGGAGCCAGTTCACTTCCTATTCAACAACCGACAATGTGAGCCACACGAAGAAAATCAAGCTAAACACTACAAACGTTTTTGGAGCTTAGGAGACGAGAGTACAGAGGGATTTTTCGAGTTCATCCAAAGAGTCACAGAAAAAAGCCTGAAGATGACGGGAAATGTCCTAAAGAAGAGAATACAACTCGAGGCATGCCTACGTGACTTGACTGCCAACATTAACAAGGTGAGTGAGGAAGAGAACGaactgaagaagatgaatgatATTGTGATTAACGACAAGGCAAAACTAGACAACAACGAGCGCTTTACATTTAAGACTCGGGAGACGAAGATGAAGAAGGTTCCAATAAAGTATCACTTTGCGTTGTGTGATGAAGAGGCAACGTGCTGTGATGTATGCGAAAAGAACTGCCACTTCCCTGGCTGTACATTTGTAGACAATCTGTATTGGTGTACAGTGATGTCACAAGGTAAATGCACAGTGTGTGGATGCTCctataacaaacacacaaaagaaaacaaactgtACATGCCAGTCACCGAAGAAgacatgaaaacaaatgaagATCTGAAGAGAGAATATCAGGACGTGCTTGAGAAAAATGTAGGCTTACAACACAACATTGACGGGAAACTAACtgaaaaaagacaacaaataTCTCAACTGTTGGAGAACGCATACAAAGTCATCATTGATCTGGATAAAATAGCCCTACATCAGGAGTATCTGAACACCTATGTTGATTTTGATGTCCTGATTACGAAGCTGAGTGAAAACAATCAACATGACAAGGCTCAGAAACTGAAGGAAATAAAGGATAGAGCTCAAGCTGACAAAGATCCAAAGGAATTTGGGGGGAAGTCGGTCCTTAACTTATAA
- the LOC134060388 gene encoding uncharacterized protein LOC134060388 — translation MASLNFFKGPIEALTPTKRGSRACYRLETTREYLHEKQWKRHDESSASRDAKIRRWRYGKENRNNVTKTILLVGETGSGKTTLLNTIVNYMIGVKFENKAWYEITEEDNKNQSVSQTSAVTVYEIHVETKLISLTIIDTPGYGDTKGVDHDKTIAGSLRELFESYRGIDRIDAVGLVIKASQNRVTDVQRYIFESVLSLFGKDIEDNIVLLITHSDGLPPTGALDAIKNADTRCAKDKDGEPIHFLFNNRQNQPHKEHQAKTFKRIWSSGEESIEDLFKFLQRVKGQSLRMTGDVLKKRIHLEAILRDLFITINLVDEDEKEVEHINCTMEENKAKLDNDETFAYVAKETKMKKVPIRAHFKVCYEKATCCDVCKKNCHFPGCTWVDNPYWCTVMSGGICRVCGCSYTDHTKEDKLYMPVTEDVEKTNEDLKREIQDVYEKHVDMQEKIEKKLTENRQRMSQLLDEAYKGIIELDEIALHQESLNIHVDFDILITKLSETSQTEKVLKLKEIKDRAPADKYSSQWDLRGNFKK, via the exons ATGGCATCCCT CAACTTCTTCAAAGGCCCAATAGAAGCCCTTACTCCAACTAAAAGAGGAAGTCGTGCTTGCTACAGACTTGAGACAACAAGAGAATATCTTCATGAAAAGCAGTGGAAACGTCACGATGAAAGTTCAGCATCACGTGATGCAAAAATCAGACGATGGAGATATGGAAAGGAAAACAGAAACAATGTCACAAAGACTATTTTGCTGGTGGGTGAAACAGGATCAGGGAAGACCACTCTCCTCAACACCATAGTCAATTACATGATAGGCGTGAAGTTTGAAAATAAAGCGTGGTACGAGATCACAGAAGAGGATAATAAAAATCAGTCTGTATCTCAAACTTCGGCTGTCACAGTGTACGAGATCCATGTTGAGACAAAGTTGATTTCTTTGACCATAATTGACACCCCAGGGTACGGAGATACAAAAGGTGTGGATCATGACAAGACCATCGCTGGCAGTTTACGTGAACTGTTTGAGTCATATAGAGGAATTGATAGAATTGATGCAGTTGGTCTTGTGATCAAAGCATCACAGAATCGAGTGACGGATGTCCAGCGTTATATCTTCGAATCAGTTCTCTCCTTATTTGGCAAAGATATAGAAGATAACATAGTGCTCCTCATTACACACTCGGATGGACTGCCCCCTACAGGTGCTCTTGATGCCATCAAAAATGCAGATACAAGATGTGCCAAGGATAAGGATGGTGAACCAATTCACTTCCTATTCAACAACCGTCAGAATCAGCCGCACAAGGAACATCAAGCCAAAACTTTCAAAAGAATTTGGAGCTCAGGAGAAGAGAGCATAGAGGATCTTTTCAAGTTTTTACAACGAGTCAAAGGACAAAGTCTGAGGATGACGGGAGATGTTCTAAAGAAGAGAATACACCTTGAGGCAATTCTACGTGACTTGTTTATAACCATTAACTTGGTGGATGAGGACGAGAAAGAAGTGGAGCACATCAATTGTACTATGGAAGAAAACAAGGCAAAACTAGACAACGATGAGACCTTCGCATATGTTGCCAAGGAGACAAAGATGAAGAAGGTTCCAATCAGGGCTCACTTTAAAGTCTGCTATGAAAAGGCAACGTGCTGTGATGTGTGCAAAAAGAACTGCCACTTTCCTGGCTGTACATGGGTGGACAATCCATATTGGTGTACTGTGATGTCAGGTGGTATATGCAGAGTTTGTGGATGCTCCTATACAGATCACACAAAAGAAGACAAACTCTACATGCCAGTCACAGAAGATGTCGAGAAAACCAATGAAGATTTAAAGAGAGAGATTCAAGATGTTTATGAGAAACATGTGGACATGCAAGAGAAAATCGAGAAGAAGTTAACTGAAAATAGACAGCGAATGTCCCAACTGTTGGACGAAGCATACAAAGGCATCATTGAGCTGGATGAAATAGCCCTGCATCAAGAATCTCTGAACATCCATGTTGATTTTGATATCCTGATTACAAAGCTGAGCGAAACCAGTCAAACTGAGAAGGTTCTGAAACTGAAAGAAATAAAGGATAGGGCTCCAGCTGACAAGTATTCAAGTCAATGGGATCTTAGGGGAAATTTCAAAAAATAG
- the LOC134060342 gene encoding uncharacterized protein LOC134060342 isoform X1, protein MEGIPMAYLYIIKDPSKALTLTKRGGCACYRFNTIREYLHDEHWKCHDESSRDAKIRRWRFGEDNRDKVNKTILLVGETGSGKTTLLNTIINHMIGVKFEDKVWFEITEEEGENQYICQTSAVTVYEVHVETLQTSLTIIDTPGYGDTRGADHDKTIADHLGELIESYVGIDRIDAVGLVVKASQNQLADIQRCINSVLSFFGRDMKDNIVILITHSDGLPPTNALNSIKNAKIKCATEVDGEPVHFLFNNRQCEPHEENQAKHYKRFWSLGDESTEGFFEFIQRVTEKSLKMTGNVLKKRIQLEACLRDLTANINKVSEEENELKKMNDIVINDKAKLDNNERFTFKTRETKMKKVPIKYHFALCDEEATCCDVCEKNCHFPGCTFVDNLYWCTVMSQGKCTVCGCSYNKHTKENKLYMPVTEEDMKTNEDLKREYQDVLEKNVGLQHNIDGKLTEKRQQISQLLENAYKVIIDLDKIALHQEYLNTYVDFDVLITKLSENNQHDKAQKLKEIKDRAQADKDPKEFGGKSVLNL, encoded by the exons ATG GAAGGAATACCCATGGCATACCT CTACATCATAAAGGACCCATCTAAAGCCCTCACTCTGACAAAAAGAGGAGGTTGCGCTTGCTACAGATTTAACACAATAAGAGAATATCTTCATGATGAACATTGGAAATGTCACGATGAAAGCTCACGTGATGCAAAAATCAGACGATGGAGATTTGGAGAGGACAACAGAGACAAAGTCAACAAAACTATTTTGCTGGTGGGAGAAACAGGATCAGGGAAGACCACTCTCCTCAATACCATAATCAATCACATGATAGGAGTGAAGTTTGAAGATAAAGTGTGGTTTGAGatcacagaggaggagggtgaaaaCCAATATATATGCCAAACATCGGCTGTCACAGTATACGAGGTCCATGTTGAGACGCTGCAAACCTCTTTGACCATAATTGACACGCCGGGGTACGGAGACACACGGGGTGCGGACCATGACAAGACCATTGCTGACCACTTGGGTGAACTGATTGAGTCATATGTAGGAATTGACAGAATTGACGCAGTTGGTCTTGTGGTCAAAGCATCACAGAATCAACTGGCGGATATCCAGCGGTGCATTAATTCAGTTCTGTCCTTTTTTGGGAGAGACATGAAAGACAATATAGTGATCCTCATCACACACTCGGATGGACTGCCCCCTACAAATGCACTTAATTCCATCAAAAATGCAAAGATAAAATGTGCCACGGAGGTGGATGGGGAGCCAGTTCACTTCCTATTCAACAACCGACAATGTGAGCCACACGAAGAAAATCAAGCTAAACACTACAAACGTTTTTGGAGCTTAGGAGACGAGAGTACAGAGGGATTTTTCGAGTTCATCCAAAGAGTCACAGAAAAAAGCCTGAAGATGACGGGAAATGTCCTAAAGAAGAGAATACAACTCGAGGCATGCCTACGTGACTTGACTGCCAACATTAACAAGGTGAGTGAGGAAGAGAACGaactgaagaagatgaatgatATTGTGATTAACGACAAGGCAAAACTAGACAACAACGAGCGCTTTACATTTAAGACTCGGGAGACGAAGATGAAGAAGGTTCCAATAAAGTATCACTTTGCGTTGTGTGATGAAGAGGCAACGTGCTGTGATGTATGCGAAAAGAACTGCCACTTCCCTGGCTGTACATTTGTAGACAATCTGTATTGGTGTACAGTGATGTCACAAGGTAAATGCACAGTGTGTGGATGCTCctataacaaacacacaaaagaaaacaaactgtACATGCCAGTCACCGAAGAAgacatgaaaacaaatgaagATCTGAAGAGAGAATATCAGGACGTGCTTGAGAAAAATGTAGGCTTACAACACAACATTGACGGGAAACTAACtgaaaaaagacaacaaataTCTCAACTGTTGGAGAACGCATACAAAGTCATCATTGATCTGGATAAAATAGCCCTACATCAGGAGTATCTGAACACCTATGTTGATTTTGATGTCCTGATTACGAAGCTGAGTGAAAACAATCAACATGACAAGGCTCAGAAACTGAAGGAAATAAAGGATAGAGCTCAAGCTGACAAAGATCCAAAGGAATTTGGGGGGAAGTCGGTCCTTAACTTATAA